One region of Gilliamella sp. ESL0405 genomic DNA includes:
- a CDS encoding sugar kinase yields MTTKIAVIGECMIELSIKQDSTTRSFGGDTLNTSVYLSRLLKDKDFSIHYVTGLGTDPFSQEMLESWQKEHIQTDLVQKMADKMPGLYSIVTDEHGERSFYYWRNDAAAKFWLKTSQSEEIIKKIAQFDYVYLSGISIAILDAESILKLLDLLKQVKANGGKVIFDNNFRPRLWSSLDLARSVYADILSYTDIAFLTLDDEDLLWGALPYEKVIERTQNFGVSEIVIKRGSDSCIIQSAEGRFDVPANKISKDKVIDTTAAGDSFSAGYLGARLTGRSPAQSAVQGHLVAGTIIQYRGAIIPLEVTPKLIED; encoded by the coding sequence ATGACGACAAAAATTGCTGTTATTGGCGAATGTATGATTGAATTGTCGATTAAACAAGATTCGACGACCCGCAGTTTTGGTGGAGACACTTTAAACACTTCAGTTTATTTATCCCGTCTTTTAAAAGATAAAGATTTTTCCATTCATTATGTTACTGGGCTCGGTACTGATCCCTTTAGCCAAGAAATGTTAGAAAGCTGGCAAAAAGAGCATATACAGACTGATTTAGTGCAAAAAATGGCAGATAAAATGCCCGGGCTTTACTCTATAGTTACCGATGAGCATGGTGAACGTTCTTTCTATTATTGGCGTAATGATGCCGCTGCGAAGTTTTGGCTAAAAACTTCGCAAAGTGAAGAGATTATTAAAAAAATTGCCCAGTTTGATTATGTGTATTTAAGTGGGATTAGTATTGCAATTTTAGATGCTGAAAGTATTCTTAAATTGTTAGACCTGTTAAAACAGGTGAAAGCAAATGGTGGAAAAGTCATTTTTGATAATAACTTCCGCCCGCGCTTATGGAGCAGTTTAGATTTAGCCCGAAGCGTGTATGCAGATATCTTATCTTATACTGATATCGCATTTTTAACACTGGATGATGAAGATTTGTTATGGGGAGCGCTTCCTTATGAGAAAGTCATCGAAAGAACGCAAAACTTTGGCGTGAGTGAAATTGTCATCAAGCGGGGTAGTGATAGCTGCATCATTCAATCAGCCGAAGGGCGTTTTGATGTCCCTGCTAACAAGATTTCCAAAGATAAAGTTATCGATACCACTGCTGCTGGCGATTCATTTAGTGCCGGGTATCTCGGTGCTCGTTTAACGGGAAGAAGTCCGGCACAATCTGCCGTACAAGGACATTTAGTTGCAGGTACGATCATTCAATACCGTGGAGCTATTATTCCTTTAGAGGTGACACCAAAATTAATTGAAGATTAA
- a CDS encoding YhcH/YjgK/YiaL family protein: MILGNIHHLDLVPYLPAKIKQSIEYIKDNVNQNTPVGRYDIDGDNLFFMLSDNTLRLINEANPEYHHKYIDVQIVLEGQEGMAICTLPPHTKMLEDKLADNDIAFIQTPKEETMLVLQPNDFIVFFPNEVHKPLCAIGNKITAVRKIVIKIALDYL, encoded by the coding sequence ATGATTTTAGGTAACATTCATCATTTGGATTTAGTCCCTTATTTGCCCGCCAAAATAAAGCAATCGATTGAGTATATTAAAGACAATGTTAATCAAAATACACCTGTTGGGCGTTATGATATCGACGGAGATAATCTTTTTTTTATGCTTTCTGATAATACTTTACGCTTAATTAATGAGGCTAATCCTGAATATCATCATAAGTATATCGATGTTCAAATTGTGTTAGAAGGACAAGAGGGCATGGCGATTTGCACTTTGCCACCACATACCAAGATGCTGGAAGATAAATTAGCCGATAATGATATTGCGTTTATTCAAACCCCTAAAGAAGAAACCATGCTGGTTTTGCAACCCAACGATTTTATCGTATTTTTCCCAAACGAAGTGCATAAGCCGCTTTGTGCGATTGGCAATAAAATTACGGCAGTTCGCAAAATTGTGATAAAAATTGCTTTGGACTATTTATAA
- a CDS encoding ATP-dependent helicase, whose protein sequence is MTLEQNLKQEREIQDKIFDSINKFKCFRFNAGAGAGKTYALIESIKYILNTKQLELRKNNQKIICITYTNVAVNEIKERLGNTQFVLVSTIHEMLWEQIKLYQKSELIDLHKEKLEIELTNIQNKIEEYREDQNLSAIFNDNLELFLSMIQETKNCFYEKRDYSADKFRECYTSYQSEHAYLSSALNNVSNFKKLVELFYKKERYTNALDRINDPLERKKITILYDSKSNSDQLASMRFSHDTLLEYSLSLVGNYPMLGRILVDKYPYIFIDEYQDSHENVIKLVQILHSYVLKNMKRWLVGYFGDTKQNIYDDGVGSNIQKIHLGIENIDKVFNRRANLPLINLINKIRNDSIQQKPIDPSRNKGDIQFFYLKKTDEENKTSNIQKFIKQYYSTIQQDEKIDCLIPLNRSLASLGGFENVYKSISDSKIIYYKDFNSQLLSHQLEKLHPAVLIFYHLVMFYKKLNDENTTYYDLLGKTNNDITFDNAKTVIDLFSGMKVNTLEELLKNISEIIQSHHADYTNLAINYCINNIFSIRYSEIQKYNSFYGYIKNMIYKTMFEESNEVEELKIENDKKIQKILNVELTEWLKWVSFINEDRDANAKVIYHTYHGTKGAEYDNVAIIMEHNFGSTGPGQNKFKNYFSHIQSTQEEQNRKLLDNNYKGQIENTQNLIYVACSRAKKNLYILYLDDISEIKDGIKKLFDNIQEFNIVSKR, encoded by the coding sequence ATGACATTAGAGCAAAATCTTAAACAAGAGCGTGAAATACAAGATAAAATTTTTGATTCAATTAACAAGTTTAAATGTTTTCGATTCAATGCCGGCGCAGGTGCGGGAAAGACTTATGCCCTTATCGAATCTATAAAATATATTCTGAATACAAAACAATTAGAACTGAGAAAAAATAATCAAAAAATCATATGTATAACGTATACCAATGTAGCCGTTAATGAGATTAAAGAACGTCTTGGCAATACACAATTTGTTTTAGTTTCAACTATTCATGAAATGTTATGGGAACAGATAAAATTATATCAAAAGAGCGAATTAATCGACTTACATAAGGAAAAGCTAGAAATTGAATTAACTAATATTCAAAATAAAATAGAAGAATATAGAGAGGATCAAAATCTATCAGCCATTTTTAATGACAACTTAGAGTTATTTTTATCCATGATTCAAGAAACAAAAAATTGCTTTTATGAAAAAAGAGATTATTCTGCAGATAAATTTAGGGAATGTTATACAAGCTATCAATCTGAACACGCTTATCTCTCCTCAGCTTTAAACAATGTAAGTAACTTTAAGAAACTTGTAGAGCTTTTTTATAAAAAAGAGCGTTACACAAATGCGTTAGATAGAATTAATGATCCTCTAGAACGAAAAAAGATTACAATTCTTTATGACAGTAAATCTAATTCAGATCAATTAGCCTCTATGAGGTTTAGTCATGATACATTATTGGAATATAGCCTGTCGTTGGTTGGTAATTATCCAATGCTTGGAAGAATTCTTGTGGATAAATACCCCTATATTTTTATTGATGAATATCAAGATTCTCACGAGAATGTTATAAAGTTAGTTCAAATATTGCACTCTTATGTGCTCAAAAACATGAAAAGGTGGCTAGTTGGTTACTTTGGAGACACAAAACAAAATATCTATGATGATGGCGTCGGTAGTAATATTCAGAAAATTCATTTAGGAATTGAAAATATTGATAAAGTATTTAATAGACGCGCTAATCTACCACTTATTAATCTTATTAATAAAATTAGAAATGACAGTATCCAACAAAAACCGATAGATCCCAGCCGTAACAAGGGGGACATCCAGTTTTTCTATTTAAAGAAAACGGATGAAGAAAATAAAACTAGTAATATACAAAAATTCATAAAACAATATTATAGCACAATTCAGCAAGATGAAAAAATTGACTGTTTGATTCCTCTAAATCGTTCATTAGCCAGTCTTGGAGGATTTGAAAATGTTTATAAATCAATTAGTGATTCTAAAATTATTTACTATAAAGATTTTAATTCTCAACTTCTGTCACATCAACTAGAAAAACTTCATCCTGCTGTGCTTATTTTTTATCATTTAGTAATGTTTTATAAAAAGTTAAATGATGAGAATACAACATATTATGATCTGTTAGGAAAGACTAATAATGATATTACATTTGATAATGCTAAAACAGTAATTGATTTATTTTCTGGTATGAAAGTGAATACTTTGGAAGAGTTACTAAAAAATATATCGGAAATTATTCAAAGTCATCACGCTGATTATACTAATTTGGCAATTAACTATTGTATAAATAACATTTTTTCAATACGTTATTCCGAAATCCAAAAATATAATTCATTTTATGGATATATCAAAAATATGATTTATAAAACAATGTTTGAAGAATCTAACGAAGTTGAAGAGCTAAAAATTGAAAATGACAAAAAAATTCAGAAAATTCTCAACGTTGAATTAACTGAATGGTTGAAATGGGTTTCATTTATCAATGAAGATAGAGATGCTAACGCGAAGGTAATTTATCATACCTATCATGGAACTAAAGGAGCCGAATATGACAATGTAGCTATTATTATGGAACATAATTTCGGCAGTACTGGTCCTGGGCAAAATAAGTTTAAAAATTATTTTTCACATATTCAATCTACTCAAGAAGAACAAAATAGAAAATTGCTGGATAACAATTATAAAGGACAAATAGAAAATACTCAGAATCTAATTTACGTGGCTTGTTCTCGGGCCAAGAAGAATCTATATATTTTATACTTGGATGATATATCTGAAATTAAAGACGGCATTAAAAAGTTGTTCGATAATATACAAGAATTTAATATCGTAAGCAAAAGATAA
- a CDS encoding AAA family ATPase codes for MYLESFTIKNYRKFGENDNTVYFVNASEIHHSSNNDDDRESKPSISPSSTLIIGKNNTGKSTITNALSFITEERNKSLKSSDFNIYYLKKLLNKYLKIYKADESFENLPTPELEFILRVKIDFNGHQDLITNLSHLITLSHNEIEEPIEIKVIYELKDTQIFHDHIKKIIEETETETETETEEDQINNNSKNNLLLEKLCELLDDKSVIEYKVTYKNKNDTDINPFSLHNLFSIRYIRANRHLNENVLTSVFQRVVSSQFNDESSKDLFKNDIKSINDTITSRVQGKNESVSTILQKIEHENHVGMQLRGNVTQKSILKNLIKYSFTDGDDFIPEDQFGLGYINLLNIIGEIIHYIDTYEENCHQSRINLLFIEEPEVFMHPQMQEFFISRIDNAVQKALQLANNESESMKTLQCQIIVTTHSSHIVNSKIHGSNSFNNINYLTIKNKYSVAIPLDDKNILEEDSPTRENDILFLKKHIKYKVSELFFSDAVILVEGVTEETLLHYYLEQNKTLNNYYISIFRIDGAHSKVYLPLIRKLNIPCLIITDLDIKRYSCEKNKKHKKDQQCPICINEDSYQINYAQISSLENRHTTNPTLIYLLNNLNNSDNTDTSDKTICLIDLKDYFEEGLLYAVYQKDPIEGQFATSFEEAIILTHYKNALLNKVISNIRPNIYNDITEDGKKMENLIQNSFRLQRSLSNNDGKSEFASQLLYKLITSDNCTSDNCTSDNCIKRELPKYIKDGFIWLENKLSNKV; via the coding sequence ATGTATTTGGAAAGTTTTACAATAAAAAATTATCGAAAGTTTGGTGAAAACGATAATACAGTATATTTTGTCAATGCTAGTGAGATCCATCATTCATCCAATAATGACGATGATAGAGAATCAAAACCTTCAATATCTCCGTCAAGTACATTAATTATTGGTAAAAACAATACTGGAAAATCAACAATTACTAATGCGTTATCTTTCATTACTGAAGAAAGAAACAAATCTCTTAAATCGTCTGATTTCAATATATATTATTTAAAAAAATTACTTAATAAATATCTAAAAATTTATAAAGCAGATGAGTCATTCGAAAACCTTCCAACTCCTGAGTTAGAGTTCATACTTAGGGTAAAAATCGACTTTAATGGACATCAAGATCTTATTACAAACCTTTCCCATTTAATCACATTAAGTCATAATGAAATAGAAGAACCAATTGAAATAAAAGTTATATATGAATTAAAAGATACCCAAATTTTTCATGATCATATAAAAAAAATAATTGAAGAAACCGAAACCGAAACCGAAACCGAAACCGAAGAAGATCAAATTAATAATAATTCAAAAAATAATTTACTGTTAGAAAAACTATGTGAGCTGCTTGATGATAAATCGGTTATTGAATATAAAGTTACATACAAAAATAAAAATGATACTGATATTAATCCCTTTTCATTGCATAACCTATTTTCAATTAGATATATCAGAGCGAATCGTCATTTAAATGAAAATGTACTTACAAGTGTTTTTCAACGAGTTGTCTCTTCTCAATTCAACGATGAGAGTTCTAAAGATTTATTTAAGAACGATATTAAAAGCATCAATGATACCATTACAAGCAGAGTTCAAGGCAAAAATGAATCTGTTTCTACAATTTTACAGAAGATCGAACATGAAAATCACGTGGGTATGCAATTAAGAGGAAATGTTACGCAAAAAAGTATTCTAAAAAATTTAATTAAATATAGCTTTACTGATGGTGATGATTTCATACCTGAAGATCAATTTGGTTTAGGTTATATAAACTTACTCAATATCATCGGTGAAATAATTCATTATATTGATACTTATGAAGAAAATTGCCATCAAAGCCGAATAAATTTATTATTTATTGAAGAACCAGAAGTATTCATGCATCCACAAATGCAAGAGTTTTTTATTTCTCGAATTGATAATGCCGTTCAAAAAGCTTTACAATTAGCTAATAATGAGTCAGAAAGTATGAAAACACTTCAGTGTCAAATCATAGTAACAACGCACTCCTCTCATATTGTAAATAGTAAAATTCATGGTTCAAATTCTTTCAATAATATTAATTATTTAACAATTAAAAATAAATATTCAGTTGCGATACCTTTAGATGACAAGAATATTTTAGAAGAAGATAGCCCAACGAGAGAGAATGATATTTTATTCTTAAAAAAACATATTAAATACAAAGTATCTGAATTGTTTTTTTCAGATGCGGTTATCCTTGTGGAAGGAGTAACAGAAGAAACATTGTTACATTATTATTTAGAACAGAATAAGACATTAAATAATTACTATATCTCAATATTTAGAATCGATGGAGCTCATAGTAAGGTCTATTTGCCTTTAATTCGAAAATTAAATATTCCTTGCCTAATTATTACTGACTTAGATATCAAAAGATATAGCTGCGAGAAAAATAAAAAACACAAAAAAGATCAACAATGCCCTATTTGTATTAACGAAGATTCTTATCAAATAAATTATGCACAAATAAGTTCTCTGGAAAATAGACATACCACTAATCCAACATTAATTTATTTATTAAACAATTTAAATAACTCAGATAACACAGATACATCAGATAAAACCATTTGCCTCATCGATTTAAAAGATTATTTTGAAGAAGGTTTGCTCTATGCTGTCTATCAAAAAGATCCCATCGAGGGGCAATTTGCAACAAGTTTTGAAGAAGCCATCATATTAACTCATTACAAAAATGCTCTTTTGAATAAAGTAATATCTAATATTAGACCAAATATTTATAACGACATAACTGAAGACGGAAAAAAAATGGAAAACTTAATACAGAATTCATTTAGATTACAGCGAAGTCTTAGCAATAATGATGGCAAATCTGAATTTGCGAGTCAGTTACTTTATAAACTCATTACATCTGATAACTGTACATCTGATAACTGTACATCTGATAACTGTATAAAACGGGAATTACCTAAATATATTAAGGATGGTTTTATATGGTTGGAAAATAAATTAAGCAATAAGGTATAA
- the guaA gene encoding glutamine-hydrolyzing GMP synthase produces the protein MKNDIHQQRILILDFGSQVTQLIARRVREIGVYCELWPWDVSEEKIKQFNPKGIILSGSPESTTEQNSPRAPQYVFNAGVPVLGICYGMQTMAVQIGNGGQVTGSNQREFGYAKVDIVGHSKLTDGIFDSKNEAGLEQLDVWMSHGDKVTALPESFTVIGRTETCPFAIMANDEKQFYGVQFHPEVTHTVKGYELLQRFVIDICHCQKLWTPSSIITDAVARIKEKVGNDKVLLGLSGGVDSSVTALLLHQAIGDQLTCVFVDHGLLRLNEAKQVMDMFGNKFGLNIIAVNAEDRFLAALKGETDPEAKRKIIGREFVAVFDEEAAKLKDVKWLAQGTIYPDVIESAAADTGKAHVIKSHHNVGGLPEDMKMGLVEPLRELFKDEVRKVGLELGLPYDMLYRHPFPGPGLGVRILGEVKKEYCDLLRKADAIFIEELYNADLYHKVSQAFTVFLPVRSVGVMGDGRKYDWVVSLRAVETIDFMTAHWAHLPYDFLGRVSNRIINEVNGISRVVYDISGKPPATIEWE, from the coding sequence ATGAAAAATGATATCCACCAGCAACGTATTTTAATCCTTGATTTTGGTTCTCAAGTTACCCAGTTAATTGCTCGTCGTGTCCGCGAAATTGGTGTTTATTGTGAACTTTGGCCGTGGGACGTATCGGAAGAAAAAATCAAACAATTTAATCCTAAAGGTATCATTTTATCCGGCAGCCCTGAAAGTACGACAGAACAAAATAGCCCAAGAGCTCCTCAATACGTCTTTAATGCAGGCGTGCCTGTCTTAGGTATCTGCTATGGAATGCAAACAATGGCTGTTCAAATTGGTAATGGCGGACAAGTTACAGGTTCTAATCAGCGTGAATTTGGATACGCCAAAGTCGATATTGTTGGTCACTCAAAATTGACAGACGGCATCTTCGATAGCAAAAACGAAGCAGGCTTAGAGCAGCTCGATGTCTGGATGAGTCATGGGGATAAAGTAACAGCTTTACCTGAAAGTTTTACCGTTATTGGTCGCACTGAAACATGTCCTTTTGCAATCATGGCAAATGATGAAAAACAATTTTATGGCGTTCAGTTTCATCCGGAAGTTACCCACACGGTTAAAGGTTATGAATTACTTCAACGATTTGTCATTGATATTTGCCATTGTCAAAAACTATGGACACCTTCTTCAATCATCACAGATGCCGTTGCCCGAATAAAAGAAAAAGTGGGAAATGACAAAGTTTTATTAGGTTTATCCGGTGGGGTGGATTCCTCGGTAACTGCACTATTGTTACATCAAGCTATCGGCGATCAGTTAACCTGTGTTTTTGTTGATCATGGACTATTACGCTTGAACGAAGCAAAACAAGTTATGGACATGTTTGGCAATAAATTTGGTTTAAATATTATAGCGGTTAATGCCGAAGATCGTTTTTTAGCCGCCTTAAAAGGCGAAACCGATCCCGAAGCGAAGCGCAAAATTATTGGTCGTGAATTTGTTGCCGTATTTGATGAAGAGGCTGCAAAACTCAAAGATGTTAAATGGTTAGCTCAAGGTACGATCTACCCCGATGTAATCGAATCGGCAGCAGCTGATACCGGCAAAGCGCATGTGATTAAATCGCATCATAATGTTGGTGGTTTACCTGAAGATATGAAAATGGGATTAGTAGAGCCACTTCGTGAACTATTTAAAGATGAAGTACGTAAAGTGGGCTTAGAACTTGGATTACCTTACGATATGTTATACCGCCACCCATTCCCGGGGCCCGGTTTAGGAGTAAGGATTCTTGGCGAAGTGAAAAAAGAGTATTGCGACTTACTGCGCAAAGCTGACGCCATTTTTATTGAAGAACTCTACAATGCCGACCTATACCACAAAGTCAGTCAGGCCTTTACCGTATTCTTACCGGTACGCTCTGTTGGGGTAATGGGTGACGGACGCAAATATGATTGGGTTGTCTCATTGCGTGCGGTAGAAACTATCGACTTTATGACTGCACACTGGGCGCATTTGCCTTACGACTTCTTAGGGCGAGTATCAAATCGTATTATCAACGAAGTCAATGGCATCTCACGTGTTGTCTACGATATCAGCGGCAAACCGCCAGCGACGATTGAGTGGGAGTAA
- a CDS encoding MarR family winged helix-turn-helix transcriptional regulator → MTKDNKFLTQFQNDAESIGFIFMKTYSSWHTNIKKCLKKQLITHPQFIVLATLAYLSQYPDEITQVILSNKTNIDVMTISQILDNLEKKDYIKRSCSIKDSRAKSIQLTQKGLDKANETVPLVEQIDKEFFAALKDEKQKFMEMLSTLLKNHDEETA, encoded by the coding sequence ATGACGAAGGACAATAAGTTTTTAACGCAATTCCAAAATGACGCTGAATCAATTGGTTTTATTTTTATGAAAACTTATTCGTCCTGGCACACGAATATAAAAAAATGTTTAAAAAAACAGCTTATTACGCATCCTCAATTTATTGTGCTTGCCACTCTTGCTTATCTGTCTCAATATCCTGATGAAATTACGCAAGTTATTTTGTCTAATAAAACAAATATCGATGTGATGACCATTTCTCAAATATTAGACAATTTAGAAAAAAAGGATTATATAAAACGCTCTTGCTCAATCAAGGATAGTCGAGCAAAATCGATACAATTAACTCAAAAAGGCCTTGATAAGGCTAATGAAACAGTCCCTTTAGTTGAACAAATTGATAAAGAATTTTTTGCCGCGTTAAAAGATGAGAAACAAAAATTTATGGAAATGCTTTCAACATTATTAAAAAATCATGATGAAGAAACTGCATAA